One Urocitellus parryii isolate mUroPar1 chromosome 9, mUroPar1.hap1, whole genome shotgun sequence DNA segment encodes these proteins:
- the Enkur gene encoding enkurin, which yields MDSSCFTESIYNLIPSDLKEPPQPPRYKSIFKTTIKNDMKKIKTAMKTMGPAKVEVPTPKDFLKKHSKEKTLPPKKKFDWNQPRKPTVPLRTDHPVMGIQSGKNFINTNAADVIMGVAKKPKPVYVDKRTGDKHDLETSGLIPKYINKKDYGITPEYICKRNEEVKKAQEEYDNYIQENLKKAAMKRLSDEEREAVLQGLKKNWEEVHKEFQSLSVFIDSIPKKIRKQKLEKEMKQLEHDIGVIEKHKTIYIANK from the exons ATGGATTCATCGTGCTTTACTGAGAGCATTTATAACCTCATACCCAGTGACTTGAAGGAgccgcctcagcctcctag gtacaaatcaatttttaagacaactataaaaaatgacatgaaaaaaattaaaactgcaatGAAAACTATGGGACCAGCTAAAGTTGAAGTACCTACTCCAAAGGATTTCCTAAAGAAACATTCGAAGGAAAAAACTCTACCACCCA aaaaaaaatttgattggAATCAGCCCAGGAAGCCTACTGTGCCACTGAGGACTGATCATCCAGTCATGGGAATACAGAGtggaaaaaattttataaatacaaatgcaGCCGATGTCATCATGGGAGTGGCTAAAAAGCCTAAGCCAGTTTATGTTGACAAAAGAACTGGGGACAAGCATGATCTTGAAACTTCAGGACTAATTCCAAAGTACATCAATAAAAAG GATTATGGGATCACACCTGAATACATATGTAAACGAAATGAGGAAGTTAAGAAAGCCCAAGAAGAATATGACAATTATATCCAGGAAAACCTTAAGAAAGCAGCTATGAAAAGGCTCTCTGATGAAGAGAGGGAAGCTGTTCTCCAG GGGCTGAAAAAGAACTGGGAAGAGGTGCACAAAGAGTTCCAGTCCCTCTCAGTCTTCATAGACTCCATACCGAAGAAGATTCGCAAACAGAAgctggaaaaagaaatgaaacagctAGAACATGACATTGGTGTAATCGAAAAGCACAAAACTATTTATATTGCTAATAAgtaa
- the Thnsl1 gene encoding threonine synthase-like 1: MLRFNRYQHLKQITQKCVSSIHVKTDKCTPLFLSRTFALTELRKSWCSTHSLLGDKNIILMGLPGAGKTTVGKIVGQKLGRCFIDVDDDILEKTWNMSVSEKLQDVGNEQFLEEEGKAVLNFSASGSVISLTGSNPMHDASMWHLKKNGIIVYLDVPLMDVISRLKLMKINRIVGQNSGTSMKELLKFRKQYYKKWYDARVLCESGASPEVIADKVLNEVKRYQDVDSETFISTRHVCPKDCEQKLSTKFFSEAVTEGLASDGGLFVPEKEFPKLSCGEWKNLVGATYVERAQILLERCIHPADIPAARLGEMIETAYGENFACSKIAPVRHLSGNQFILELFHGPTGSFKDLSLQLMPHIFAHCIPPSCNYMILVATSGDTGSAVLNGFSRLSKYEKQRIAVITFFPENGVSDFQKAQIVGSQRENAWAVGVKSDFDFCQTAIKRIFKDSDFTGFLTVEYGTILSSANSINWGRLLPQVVYHASAYLDLVSQGFISFGSPVDVCIPTGNFGNILAAVYAKMMGIPIRKFICASNQNHVLTDFIKTGHYDLRERKLAQTFSPSIDILKSSNLERHLHLMANKDGQLMTKLFNQLENHHHFQIEKILVEKLQQDFLADWCSEGECLAAINSTYNASGYILDPHTAVAKVVADRMQDKTCPVIVSSTAHYSKFAPAIMQALKIKEINQTSSSQLYLLGSYNALPPLHEALLERTKQQEKMEYQVCSADINALKSHVEKLIQNQLIGRFSE, from the coding sequence ATGCTCCGTTTCAACCGATATCAGCATCTGAAACAGATAACACAAAAATGTGTTTCTAGTATACATGTTAAAACAGATAAATGTACACCACTATTTCTTTCAAGAACCTTTGCACTCACAGAATTAAGGAAGTCATGGTGTTCAACCCACTCTCTTTTGGGAGACAAAAATATTATCCTAATGGGACTTCCTGGTGCTGGAAAAACAACAGTAGGCAAAATAGTAGGGCAGAAACTAGGTCGTTGTTTCATAGATGTGGATGATGATATTCTTGAAAAAACTTGGAATATGAGTGTGTctgaaaaattacaggatgttgGCAATGAGCAATTtttagaagaggaaggaaaagctgTGTTAAACTTCTCTGCATCTGGAAGTGTGATCTCTCTCACTGGGTCCAATCCCATGCATGATGCTAGCATGTGGCATCTAAAGAAAAATGGCATAATTGTATACCTGGATGTACCCCTAATGGATGTAATTAGCCGTCTAAAATTAATGAAGATAAATAGAATTGTAGGTCAGAATTCTGGAACGTCTATGAAAGAGTTACTTAAGTTTAGGAAACAGTATTATAAGAAGTGGTATGATGCTCGAGTTCTTTGTGAAAGTGGGGCTTCCCCAGAGGTGATAGCTGACAAAGTGCTGAATGAAGTTAAAAGGTACCAAGATGTGGACTCAGAAACATTCATTTCAACAAGGCATGTTTGTCCTAAAGACTGTGAACAGAAGCTTTCAACAAAATTCTTTAGCGAAGCTGTGACTGAGGGCTTAGCTTCTGATGGTGGACTGTTTGTTCCTGAGAAGGAGTTCCCAAAATTAAGCTGTGGGGAGTGGAAAAACCTAGTAGGAGCAACTTATGTAGAAAGAGCACAGATACTGTTGGAAAGGTGTATACATCCTGCAGACATACCTGCTGCCAGATTGGGAGAAATGATTGAAACTGCTTATGGGGAAAACTTTGCCTGCTCAAAAATTGCTCCTGTCAGGCACCTTTCAGGCAACCAGTTCATCCTGGAGTTGTTTCATGGGCCAACAGGATCATTTAAGGATTTATCTTTACAGCTTATGCCTCATATTTTTGCACACTGCATTCCACCAAGTTGCAATTATATGATACTTGTAGCTACTTCAGGAGACACAGGGAGTGCAGTCTTAAATGGTTTTAGTCGTCTTAGTAAGTATGAGAAGCAAAGAATAGCTGTGATCACATTTTTTCCTGAGAATGGAGTAAGTGATTTTCAGAAAGCACAAATAGTTGGCAGTCAGAGAGAAAATGCATGGGCAGTGGGTGTCAAGTCAGATTTTGATTTTTGCCAGACagctataaaaagaatttttaaagattctgaTTTCACTGGCTTTCTTACTGTGGAATATGGAACAATATTAAGTTCAGCTAATTCCATAAACTGGGGCCGACTGCTTCCTCAGGTAGTTTACCATGCTTCTGCCTATCTTGATCTCGTTAGCCAaggatttatttcttttggaagcCCAGTAGATGTCTGTATTCCCACAGGAAACTTTGGAAACATATTAGCAGCAGTGTATGCCAAGATGATGGGAATCCCTATTCGAAAATTTATCTGTGCCTCCAATCAGAACCATGTTTTGACCGATTTTATAAAAACAGGACATTATGATCTAAGGGAAAGAAAATTAGCTCAAACTTTTTCACCATCAATAGATATTCTCAAATCCTCAAACCTGGAGCGACATTTACACTTGATGGCTAATAAAGATGGGCAATTAATGACGAAATTATTTAATCAGTTAGAAAATCACCATCACTTCCAAATTGAAAAGATTCTAGTTGAGAAACTTCAGCAGGATTTTTTAGCTGACTGGTGCTCTGAAGGAGAGTGCCTAGCAGCTATTAATTCTACCTATAATGCTTCAGGATATATTTTGGATCCACACACTGCTGTTGCAAAAGTGGTTGCAGACAGAATGCAAGACAAAACTTGCCCAGTGATTGTCTCATCTACAGCTCATTACTCAAAGTTTGCACCTGCTATTATGCAGgctttaaagataaaagaaatcaaCCAGACTTCATCAAGTCAGCTTTATTTATTGGGTTCATACAATGCATTACCTCCACTACATGAAGCTTTACTAGAGAGAACAAAACAGCAAGAGAAGATGGAGTATCAGGTTTGTTCAGCTGATATAAATGCCCTGAAGAGTCATGTGGAAAAACTAATCCAAAATCAACTCATAGGAAGGTTTTCCGagtag